A genomic segment from Nicotiana sylvestris chromosome 1, ASM39365v2, whole genome shotgun sequence encodes:
- the LOC138891290 gene encoding uncharacterized protein, whose translation MDVLTRHIQGEVSWCMLFANDTVLIDKTRCGVNERLEVWRQNLEPKGFKLSRTKTEYLECKFSAEPTEVGLDVRLDSQFIPKKDSFKYLGSVIQGDREINKDVTHRIGVGWMKWRLASGVLCDKKVPQILKGKFIERWLDQPYCMGLSVGQLRTHISKR comes from the coding sequence ATGGATGTACTGACACGCCATATTCAAGGAGAGGTGTCATGGTGTATGCTATTTGCTAATGACACAGTGCTGATTGATAAGACGCGATGCGGCGTCAatgagaggctggaggtttggagacagaacCTTGAgcctaaaggtttcaagttgagcaggactaagacGGAGTACCTAGAGTGCAAGTTCAGCGCTGAGCCGACGGAAGTGGGATTGGACGTGAGGCTTGATTCACAATTCATCCCTAAGAAGgacagtttcaagtaccttgggtcggttattcaGGGGGATAGGGAGATCAacaaggatgtcacacaccgtataggggttgggtggatgaagtggaggttagcgtctggagtcctgtgtgacaagaaagtgcctcAGATTCTCAAAGGCAAAtttatagagcggtggttagaccagCCATATTGTATGGGGCTaagtgttggccagttaagaactcatatatccaaaagatga
- the LOC104211747 gene encoding COP1-interacting protein 7 — MKSSARLDSVVFQLTPTRTRCDLFIIANGKKEKLASGLLNPFLAHLRTAQDQIAKGGYSVLLEPDAHVDASWFTKGTVERFVRFVSTPEILERVYTIESEILQIEEAIALQGHNDIGLGPVEHKEAKPAGNFAGTKSTAYVSEEKAIVLYKPGENQPQTNGSGCQEENSRVQLLKVLETRKSVLQKEQGMAFARAVAAGFDIDRMAQMVSFAESFGASRLKDACVRFMELWKKKHENGQWVEIEAAEAMANQLNIAAMNASGILLSNIANKQFDSNAEMASENYVKSSADSNSGERPPFDQQNPNGQQQYQFLHPMFPPWTMHSPGSAVPAFQGYPMQGVPYYPAYPGNGPLYQPPYPGMEDSQMSVTPKTRQKRQSLDRGESNSESEEDEEMDSEGSHSQRKKAGGRSRKKQSGKVVIRNINYITSKTKNSSDSESEAASGSEKDADSEDLEGNGHSPVNRETSQSSKTRRSRTKFQDESILYDDDAVREKEADGGHWLAFQNCLLKGNEEESQADKNGMFSMEKDARRRRKNTTGDDPLASGAQDGIEMKDRLSDDIHTVGAKMSRMSRGPNGELLLSNRGYDSAQGLGDKMDMQFTEINGRKVMLRTPNDDFMLNGRDNQSGMRNSLDPLAVNAFEHANKIDRASSHDMADESFIVPFRSMSLDDVGPDGRTAINMDSELPHQKSENNSVGVMSYYEPNDLSLMPERGTEKRSGVYDPALDYEMQFCIEGSASKDKRKNGVSNDVNVGSKKSEKDRRSKATADTSDKKRSGGPIRKGKMSKSSPLDDARARADRIRSFKSDIQKMKKEKEEADQKRIEALKLERQKRIASRGGSSSARSPAPTAQTRKLPAKLSPSTIRGSKFSDSEPGSSSPLQRTKIRTSLVSSDLQKGSKASKSTDGSKLAGNKLSRSASSLSEPKKENNGVTPNSKASMARIRRLSEPKAISGKPGTLGKAQSAEFVSKPKARSAEPVSKTKRSDVPESKKISAIIDLDKKKAATLPELKIRTTKESSDLPQDKPAAENIAKEKNDRPSVVSKDVESYKSDPDENIIEKTVVMLEKEKPSFAASKSSSEKDSVEKTDYASTRDPPSPFEGFIRAPAPSQLQELSNTHEVGTSYADDTPKFANIGSTVYRAPYARVSSVEDPSTRNLEYVKAPPSSSDIASTVKEIAKAHAPDIHTIRVDNNPEAAEKTQLKESPKGFKRLLRFGKKNHSSAGAESDGATMNSVKQDDSAANASLPSEVYTLKNLISQDETPTGGNAPQKSRLSLLSPFRSKTSEKR; from the exons ATGAAGTCTAGTGCAAGACTTGACTCAGTTGTTTTTCAGCTCACTCCTACTAGAACTAG GTGTGATTTATTCATTATAGCCAATGGCAAGAAGGAGAAACTAGCTTCTGGTTTGCTGAATCCTTTTCTTGCTCACTTGAGAACTGCTCAGGATCAAATTGCAAAGGGTGGCTATTCAGTTTTGCTGGAACCAGATGCTCATGTCGATGCTTCATGGTTTACAAAGGGCACAGTGGAAAG GTTTGTCCGTTTTGTGAGCACTCCGGAGATCCTGGAAAGGGTGTACACCATAGAATCTGAGATCTTGCAGATCGAGGAAGCAATTGCCCTTCAGGGACACAATGATATTGGTCTAGGGCCA GTTGAACACAAAGAAGCAAAACCAGCTGGAAATTTTGCAG GTACTAAATCTACAGCATATGTCAGCGAGGAGAAAGCTATTGTCCTTTACAAG CCGGGGGAAAATCAACCTCAGACAAATGGGTCAGGTTGTCAGGAAGAAAATTCAAG AGTACAGCTTTTGAAGGTCTTGGAGACTCGCAAGTCTGTGCTTCAAAAAGAACAAGGAATGGCATTTGCACGTGCTGTAGCTGCTGGTTTTGATATTGATCGCATGGCACAGATGGTATCATTTGCTGAGTCTTTTGGTGCATCACGCTTAAA AGATGCATGTGTACGATTTATGGAACTGTGGAAGAAAAAGCATGAAAATGGACAATGGGTTGAAATTGAAGCTGCTGAAGCAATGGCGAATCAATTAAACATTGCTGCAATGAATGCATCTGGAATTCTTCTATCTAATATTGCTAATAAGCAGTTTGATTCCAACGCTGAGATGGCTTCTGAGAATTATGTGAAATCAAGCGCAGATAGTAATTCAG GGGAAAGGCCTCCATTTGATCAACAAAATCCAAATGGTCAACAACAATATCAGTTTCTTCATCCAATGTTTCCACCTTGGACAATGCATTCTCCAGGCTCTGCCGTACCTGCTTTTCAAGGATACCCTATGCAAGGAGTACCATATTATCCAGCTTATCCAGGAAATGGGCCTCTCTATCAACCTCCTTATCCAGGAATGGAAGACTCTCAAATGAGTGTCACTCCGAAAACTAGGCAGAAAAGACAGTCTTTGGATAGGGGAGAAAGCAACAGTGAATCGGAGGAGGACGAAGAAATGGATAGTGAAGGTTCTCATAGTCAAAGAAAGAAGGCTGGTGGACGGTCTAGGAAAAAACAATCAGGAAAGGTTGTTATACGTAACATTAATTATATCACGTCTAAAACAAAGAACTCTAGTGACAGCGAATCAGAAGCAGCTTCTGGTTCGGAAAAAGATGCCGATAGTGAAGATCTAGAAGGCAATGGTCACAGTCCGGTTAACAGGGAAACTTCACAGTCATCAAAAACAAGACGAAGCCGCACAAAGTTTCAGGATGAGTCAATTTTATATGATGATGACGCTGTACGTGAGAAGGAAGCTGATGGTGGGCACTGGCTGGCATTTCAAAATTGTTTATTGAAAGGcaatgaagaagaaagtcaggCTGACAAAAATGGCATGTTCTCCATGGAGAAAGATGCAAGGAGGAGGCGAAAAAATACCACGGGCGATGATCCTTTGGCTAGTGGTGCACAAGATGGCATTGAAATGAAGGATAGGTTGAGTGATGATATCCACACAGTTGGTGCGAAGATGTCGCGCATGTCCAGGGGACCTAATGGTGAACTTCTACTTTCAAACAGAGGATATGACAGTGCtcaaggacttggtgacaaaatGGACATGCAGTTTACAGAAATAAATGGGAGAAAAGTCATGCTTAGAACTCCAAATGATGATTTTATGTTAAATGGTCGAGACAATCAATCAGGGATGAGAAATTCATTAGATCCTCTAGCTGTAAATGCATTTGAGCATGCGAATAAGATAGACAGAGCATCCTCACATGATATGGCTGATGAGTCTTTTATTGTACCTTTTAGGTCAATGTCATTGGATGATGTTGGACCAGATGGAAGAACTGCCATTAACATGGACTCTGAGCTTCCGCATCAAAAATCAGAAAACAACTCTGTTGGGGTTATGAGCTACTACGAGCCTAATGATTTGAGCTTGATGCCTGAGCGGGGAACAGAAAAGAGGTCAGGTGTCTATGACCCTGCGCTGGACTATGAAATGCAATTTTGCATTGAAGGGTCTGCTTCAAAGGATAAAAGAAAGAATGGAGTCTCGAATGACGTGAATGTAGGTTCTAAAAAATCAGAGAAAGATCGCAGGTCAAAAGCTACTGCTGATACTTCAGATAAGAAGAGGAGTGGAGGGCcaataagaaaaggaaaaatgtcaAAGTCAAGTCCTTTGGATGATGCACGAGCACGTGCTGATAGGATAAGATCCTTCAAGTCtgatatccagaagatgaaaaaagaaaag GAAGAGGCAGACCAAAAGCGCATTGAGGCATTAAAACTGGAAAGGCAAAAGAGAATTGCATCCAGAGGTGGCTCCAGCTCTGCTCGCTCTCCAGCACCAACAGCCCAAACAAGAAAATTGCCAGCAAAACTCTCTCCTAGCACCATCAGGGGATCTAAGTTCAGTGACTCAGAGCCTGGATCCTCGTCGCCATTGCAAAGAACCAAAATAAGAACTTCACTGGTGTCAAGTGATCTGCAAAAGGGCTCTAAAGCCAGCAAATCAACTGATGGCAGCAAATTGGCTGGTAACAAATTGAGTAGATCGGCATCATCCTTGTCTgaaccaaaaaaagaaaacaatgGTGTTACACCTAATTCAAAGGCATCCATGGCACGAATAAGAAGATTATCAGAGCCCAAAGCAATCAGCGGCAAGCCTGGTACTTTGGGGAAGGCACAAAGTGCTGAATTTGTATCAAAGCCCAAGGCTCGAAGTGCTGAACCAGTGTCTAAGACGAAACGCTCTGATGTGCCCGAGAGCAAGAAAATATCTGCTATCATAGACCTTGACAAAAAGAAGGCTGCTACTCTTCCTGAGCTGAAAATCAGAACCACCAAAGAATCGTCTGATTTACCACAAGATAAACCAGCTGCAGAGAATATAGCAAAAGAGAAGAATGACAGGCCTTCTGTAGTATCCAAAGACGTTGAATCTTACAAGAGTGATCCAGATGAAAACATTATTGAGAAAACTGTTGTTATGCTTGAGAAGGAGAAGCCCTCTTTTGCAGCTTCCAAATCATCATCAGAGAAGGACAGTGTAGAGAAAACTGACTATGCATCTACACGTGACCCACCGTCACCCTTTGAGGGATTTATCCGAGCTCCTGCTCCTAGCCAACTGCAAGAACTGTCAAATACTCATGAG GTGGGGACGAGTTATGCTGATGACACACCCAAATTTGCAAATATCGGTAGTACTGTTTATCGTGCTCCCTATGCTCGTGTCTCCTCTGTAGAGGACCCTTCTACCAGAAACTTGGAGTATGTTAAAGCACCCCCGTCGAGCTCAGACATAGCATCAACAGTTAAAGAAATTGCCAAAGCTCATGCACCTGATATTCACACCATCAGAGTAGATAACAATCCAGAAGCTGCAGAGAAGACTCAATTGAAGGAATCACCAAAAGGTTTTAAACGCCTcttgaggtttggaaagaagaaCCATTCCTCTGCAGGAGCAGAATCAGACGGTGCAACCATGAATAGTGTCAAGCAGGATGATAGTGCCGCAAATGCTTCCTTGCCTAGTGAAG TTTACACtttgaagaatttgatctcccaaGATGAAACCCCAACTGGTGGCAATGCTCCTCAGAAGT CTCGCCTCTCTTTGTTATCTCCCTTTCGAAGCAAGACTAGTGAAAAAAGGTGA
- the LOC104211746 gene encoding putative protein phosphatase 2C-like protein 44, with translation MGFKDFQLKIAKKLRLRNFLAKEEGYKKRETNNGKRLSWMMPITHGYYVAEEKPLGGGAPPQTPQNNQVECDKVVVQREQVEEQEWWFYGVFDTRIGGGVTKYLQTHLFDDNFNESQMRKKSKETLKKAHVHAKAKVRETERLEKTWNMGSASAIVINGEKLILANMGEYKVVVCKDGEAFEINRRQQHTTKSHWSHKFFPVVVKRLPKVRSTALDSGKGAAANKPSKSSELVVGSERIDRDIEFVILASPGIWEVMKQQEAVNLIRHLEDPQEAAECLAKEALTRRSKSNVSCLIIRFE, from the exons ATGGGGTTCAAGGATTTTCAACTCAAGATAGCCAAG AAACTTCGGCTGAGAAACTTTCTGGCCAAAGAAGAAGGATACAAGAAGAGAGAAACGAACAATGGGAAGAGGCTTTCATGGATGATGCCTATAACTCATGGATATTACGTGGCGGAGGAAAAGCCATTAGGCGGCGGAGCACCGCCACAAACACCTCAAAATAACCAAGTAGAGTGTGATAAAGTGGTGGTGCAAAGGGAACAAGTAGAAGAACAAGAGTGGTGGTTTTATGGAGTTTTTGATACCCGAATTGGTGGCGGAGTTACCAAGTACCTGCAGACTCATTTGTTTGACGACAATTTTAACGAG TCACAGATGAGGAAGAAAAGCAAGGAAACCTTAAAAAAGGCACATGTGCATGCAAAAGCTAAGGTCAGGGAAACAGAACGACTAGAGAAGACATGGAACATGGGTTCAGCTTCAGCAATAGTCATCAATGGAGAGAAGCTAATACTTGCAAATATGGGTGAATACAAAGTGGTGGTATGCAAAGACGGCGAAGCTTTCGAAATTAACAGAAGGCAACAGCATACAACAAAGTCACATTGGTCACATAAATTCTTCCCAG TTGTCGTCAAACGCTTACCTAAAGTAAGAAGCACAGCCTTGGATTCTGGAAAGGGAGCTGCAGCTAATAAGCCTTCTAAAAGCTCAGAACTTGTTGTTGGTTCTGAAAGAATTGATCGCGATATTGAATTTGTTATCTTAGCTAGTCCTGGCATATGGGAG GTAATGAAGCAGCAAGAGGCAGTGAACTTGATCAGGCATTTGGAAGATCCTCAAGAAGCTGCTGAATGCTTAGCCAAAGAAGCTTTGACTAGAAGGAGCAAAAGCAATGTTTCTTGCCTCATCATTAGATTTGAATAA